One part of the Lotus japonicus ecotype B-129 chromosome 2, LjGifu_v1.2 genome encodes these proteins:
- the LOC130738962 gene encoding uncharacterized protein LOC130738962 yields MASAKKTSRKKSSHKFGSSSSRHSKSSTSSSPLKESDPKRVGMSKMAVPRATWFSSNPLPVVLSSSLSSLDSSSSSLDSNESDPVWNKLTFYFNSKPIAWQHPGCEPYYTKECRDNLSNFPPQDTQNVSSPVREESAPHVEVQSGEGQVAPIIQPDRVIGVMLPPKADVLASTQSEPSPQQLQRDVRVALLSPHAKGGSVSSKTAASSHTSSERLNALLVEDPLTIFQSFFDGTLDLDSPPRQPETIETAQSSRVVDAGQIEEALSKLKGLIFDEGFIDSVRANPQPGYDVKELLTFLLSQRLDQVQADALVELQTFLVDLLATLDKANTVEQLI; encoded by the exons atggcttCGGCCAAGAAGACCTCCAGGAAGAAGTCTAGTCATAAGTTTGGCAGCTCCTCTTCTCGCCACTCTAAGAGTTCGACGAGTTCCAGTCCTCTCAAAGAATCTGATCCTAAG agggttggcatgtctaaaatggctgtGCCTCGAGCCACATGGTTTTCTTCTAATCCCCTACCAGTTGTTCTGTctagctctttgagcagtttagaCTCTTCGagctcgagtttagactctaATGAGTCGGACCCTGTATGGAACAAgttgacattctattttaactcgaagCCAATCGCTTGGCAGCACCCTGGTTGCGAACCTTATTAcaccaaagaatgtcgagataatctttctaattttcctccgcaGGATACTCAGAACGTGTCTTCCCCTGTTCGTGAAGAAAGTGCGCCACATGTCGAGGTTCAGAGTGGCGAAGGTCAAGTGGCcccaatcattcagcctgaccGGGTGATTGGTGTTATGCTTCCTCCAAAGGCTGATGTTCTGGCCTCAACACAATCTGAACCTTCTCCCCAGCAGCTTCAACGGGATGTTAGGGTTGCTTTGCTTTCTCCTCATGCCAAAGGAGGCTCGGTTTCTTCCAAGACAGCCGCTTCTTCCCACACTTCCAGTGAGAGGCTTAATGCCCTTTTGGTCGAAGATCCACTCACCATTTTtcagagcttctttgatggcACTCTGGATCTCGATTCTCCGCCACGTCAACCTGAAACTAttgagactgctcaatctagcAGGGTAGTTGATGCTGGCCAGATTGAAGAAGCTTTAAGTAAACTGAAGGGGTTGATCTTCGACGAAGGTTTCATTGACAGTGTCCGGGCCAACCCTCAACCAGGCTATGATGTCAAAGAGCTGCTTACTTTCCTGTTGAGCCAACGACTTGACCAAGTTCAGGCAGATGCTCTTGTCGAGCTTCAGACTTTCTTGGTTGACCTCTTGGCCACACTTGACAAGGCTAATACTGTGGAGCAGCTCATCTAG